A DNA window from Christiangramia salexigens contains the following coding sequences:
- a CDS encoding TonB-dependent receptor codes for MRLLIFLVLMTSGLNNISAQNAVINGKVTSEGKAIPFASIYIFGSSTGTSTEEDGSFSINLTETSELTIQAIGYKTRKLNVDPQDYRNKALNIELQEDALGLDQVVISATRNRINRKDAPVIVNVLNSKLFNATQSVSVAETLNFQPGVRVETNCQNCGFTQVRLNGLDGSYTQVLINSRSVFSALNSVYGLEQIPTSILDRVEVVRSGGSALFGSNAIAGTVNIITKEPVLNTWNISGNMSLIDGKTPDRTLNFAGSVVAEDLNSGVTIYGMNRDRAAYDANGDGFTEITELTNNTLGAKAFLKPNSTSKISLDLTALKEYRRGGDQLELAPHLTDITEELDHNTLIGGLTYDFSNKEMSNNYSVYVSGQHTDRKSFYGGLGGGRTRQDSIAAQNAYGNTSDIALLGGFQFTRNFKNEDVLTTGAEYNYSNTEDNIAGYKRFIDQKVKSYSAFGQYEWKPVEYFTALLGARLDHVDILGDYKVEGVERVSEIEQTVLSPRITLLYDITETLQFRGGYARGFRAPQAFNEDLHISSVGGEPQFVILSNDLETEYSNAYTASFNYSKSINKLQTDFLLEGFYTDLENPFTTVSTGASLPNGSILKEVRNGSGAYVTGTNFEIGVSPSSSLTFQLGGTFQQSIYKEDQVLYEAAAESETEKDVIISEFVRNPDFYGYFNINTKPFEGFAVDFTGTYTGEMTVPRVINSNGFLQLNQSPSFVDVNLKLSQHLDLTENFHVNLSTGVQNAFNSYQNDFDTGPTRDSDYIYGPSRPRTFFFGIKFGNLHD; via the coding sequence GTGAGATTACTGATATTCTTAGTATTAATGACAAGCGGGCTTAACAATATCTCCGCACAGAACGCAGTGATAAATGGAAAAGTGACCTCTGAAGGCAAAGCCATTCCCTTTGCCAGTATATATATTTTTGGATCCTCCACAGGTACGAGCACGGAGGAAGACGGAAGCTTTTCAATTAACCTGACTGAAACCTCAGAACTTACCATACAGGCTATAGGTTATAAGACCAGGAAGCTTAATGTAGATCCACAAGATTATCGCAACAAGGCTCTGAACATAGAATTACAGGAAGATGCCCTGGGGCTGGATCAGGTGGTGATCAGCGCGACCAGAAACCGTATTAATCGCAAGGATGCACCTGTAATTGTAAATGTTCTGAACTCCAAACTTTTCAATGCAACCCAATCTGTTTCAGTAGCAGAAACACTCAATTTTCAGCCGGGTGTAAGGGTAGAAACCAATTGCCAGAACTGTGGCTTTACCCAGGTGAGATTAAATGGGCTTGATGGAAGCTACACACAAGTGCTTATTAACAGTCGCTCTGTTTTCAGTGCATTAAACAGTGTTTACGGTCTTGAACAGATCCCTACCTCTATACTGGATCGCGTGGAGGTGGTAAGAAGCGGCGGTTCGGCATTATTCGGATCCAATGCAATTGCCGGCACGGTAAATATCATTACCAAAGAACCCGTTTTAAATACCTGGAACATATCTGGAAATATGTCCCTTATAGACGGTAAGACCCCAGACAGGACGTTGAATTTCGCAGGTTCTGTGGTGGCCGAAGATCTTAATAGCGGTGTAACAATCTATGGGATGAATCGGGATCGTGCAGCCTACGATGCAAATGGAGATGGCTTCACAGAAATTACAGAGTTAACCAATAATACTCTGGGCGCAAAAGCATTTTTAAAACCGAATTCTACGAGTAAGATATCTCTGGATCTTACAGCGCTTAAAGAATATCGAAGAGGGGGCGACCAGCTTGAACTCGCACCACATCTCACAGATATCACAGAAGAACTGGACCATAATACATTGATAGGTGGCCTTACGTATGATTTCTCTAATAAGGAAATGAGCAATAATTATTCGGTTTATGTCTCAGGACAACATACAGACCGAAAAAGCTTTTATGGGGGTCTTGGTGGTGGCAGGACCAGACAGGACAGCATTGCAGCGCAAAATGCGTACGGGAATACTTCAGATATTGCCTTATTAGGAGGATTCCAATTCACCCGAAATTTTAAAAACGAGGATGTCCTTACTACCGGAGCAGAATACAATTACAGCAATACCGAGGATAATATAGCCGGTTACAAAAGATTCATAGACCAAAAGGTAAAATCCTACTCTGCCTTTGGTCAATATGAATGGAAACCTGTAGAATATTTTACAGCACTACTTGGCGCCAGACTGGACCATGTAGATATTCTGGGAGATTATAAAGTGGAAGGTGTTGAAAGGGTTTCAGAAATAGAGCAAACTGTGCTGAGTCCAAGGATAACACTGCTGTATGACATTACAGAAACATTGCAATTCCGTGGTGGATATGCAAGAGGCTTCAGGGCGCCACAGGCCTTCAATGAGGATCTTCATATATCTTCGGTTGGAGGTGAACCGCAGTTCGTGATCCTATCCAACGATCTGGAAACCGAATATTCCAATGCCTATACCGCATCTTTTAATTATTCGAAATCCATCAATAAATTACAAACCGATTTTCTTCTGGAAGGTTTTTATACAGATTTGGAAAATCCATTTACCACCGTAAGTACTGGTGCAAGTCTTCCAAATGGATCAATTCTTAAAGAAGTTAGAAACGGTAGCGGAGCCTATGTAACGGGGACCAATTTTGAAATTGGGGTATCCCCTTCATCTTCTCTTACCTTTCAGCTTGGTGGTACTTTCCAGCAGTCTATATATAAGGAAGATCAGGTGCTATATGAGGCTGCTGCAGAAAGCGAAACCGAAAAAGATGTGATAATATCAGAATTCGTCAGAAATCCCGATTTCTACGGTTACTTCAATATTAACACTAAACCTTTTGAAGGTTTTGCAGTAGATTTTACAGGGACTTATACAGGCGAAATGACTGTTCCCAGAGTAATAAACAGCAACGGGTTCTTACAGTTAAACCAATCGCCTTCTTTTGTAGATGTTAACCTTAAACTTAGTCAGCATCTGGATCTTACAGAAAATTTCCATGTGAATTTAAGTACCGGAGTACAGAATGCATTTAACTCCTACCAGAATGATTTTGACACGGGACCTACCAGGGATTCAGATTATATATATGGTCCCTCAAGGCCCCGCACTTTTTTCTTCGGAATTAAATTCGGTAACCTTCATGATTAA
- a CDS encoding metal-dependent transcriptional regulator, whose product MFSLSEENYLKAIFHLETSYKSGVSTNALAEEMQTKASSVTDMVKRLSEKELVDYKKYQGVKLSDAGKKAAIAVIRKHRLWEVFLVEKLDFNWDEVHEIAEQLEHIKSERLTNELDRFLEYPKRDPHGDPIPDAQGNFSVANHQLLSGMEKGETGICVGVKDSSVEFLQYLDKNQISLGKQINVIEKENFDHSMLIEIDSNELRISNQISSNLYIKTL is encoded by the coding sequence ATGTTTAGTTTATCTGAAGAAAACTATCTGAAAGCCATATTTCATCTCGAAACCTCCTATAAGAGTGGAGTAAGTACAAACGCTCTGGCAGAAGAGATGCAAACAAAGGCATCTTCTGTTACAGATATGGTTAAGAGGCTTTCTGAAAAAGAGCTTGTTGATTACAAAAAATATCAGGGCGTTAAACTAAGCGATGCGGGGAAGAAAGCAGCTATTGCGGTTATTAGAAAACATAGACTGTGGGAGGTTTTTCTGGTAGAAAAACTTGACTTTAACTGGGATGAGGTACACGAAATTGCTGAGCAGTTAGAGCATATAAAATCTGAGAGGCTTACTAATGAACTGGATAGGTTTCTGGAATATCCAAAAAGAGATCCGCATGGAGATCCAATACCGGATGCTCAGGGGAATTTCAGCGTCGCAAACCATCAGTTGCTTTCAGGAATGGAAAAAGGGGAAACCGGAATTTGTGTTGGTGTGAAAGATTCTTCAGTAGAATTTCTCCAATACCTGGATAAAAATCAGATTTCTTTAGGCAAGCAGATCAATGTTATAGAGAAAGAGAATTTCGATCACTCTATGTTAATAGAAATAGACTCAAATGAATTAAGGATATCAAATCAAATATCCTCAAATCTTTACATAAAAACCTTATAG
- a CDS encoding ZIP family metal transporter: protein MDLILDYFQELDPVFAAFLATLFTWGLTALGASLVFLFKGMNRAFFDGMLGFTGGVMVAASFWSLLAPGIEMSPGEGFVKVIPALVGFGLGALFIFGLDKVLPHLHVNFKMSESEGIKTPWHKSVLLTLAITLHNIPEGLAVGVLFGGVSAGFEGASIGGAVALAMGIGLQNFPEGFAVAMPLRRQGLSRWKSFNYGQMSAIVEPIAAVLGAWAVMTFQPILPYALCFAAGAMIFVVVEEVVPEAQQGNFTDISTMGFIGGFMVMMTLDVGLG from the coding sequence ATGGACTTGATATTAGATTATTTTCAGGAGCTGGATCCTGTTTTTGCCGCATTTTTAGCAACTCTTTTCACCTGGGGTCTTACAGCTCTTGGTGCATCCCTCGTATTTCTATTTAAAGGAATGAACCGTGCATTTTTTGACGGTATGCTTGGATTCACTGGAGGAGTTATGGTTGCTGCCTCATTCTGGAGTCTTCTTGCTCCCGGTATAGAAATGAGCCCGGGGGAAGGATTTGTAAAAGTAATTCCAGCTTTAGTTGGGTTTGGCCTGGGGGCTCTTTTCATTTTTGGACTTGATAAGGTTTTGCCTCACCTGCATGTGAATTTTAAAATGAGTGAATCTGAAGGGATCAAAACTCCCTGGCATAAATCTGTATTGTTAACCCTGGCAATTACACTACACAATATCCCAGAAGGACTTGCGGTAGGTGTTTTATTTGGTGGCGTTAGCGCAGGATTTGAAGGTGCCAGTATTGGAGGTGCAGTAGCACTTGCAATGGGAATTGGTTTGCAGAACTTTCCTGAAGGATTTGCAGTGGCTATGCCTTTAAGAAGACAGGGGCTTAGCAGATGGAAAAGTTTTAACTACGGCCAAATGTCGGCTATCGTAGAACCTATTGCTGCAGTTCTTGGAGCTTGGGCGGTAATGACCTTTCAGCCAATATTACCATATGCGCTATGTTTCGCAGCAGGGGCAATGATCTTTGTAGTGGTAGAGGAAGTGGTGCCGGAAGCACAGCAGGGAAATTTTACAGATATCTCTACAATGGGCTTTATAGGCGGCTTTATGGTAATGATGACTCTGGATGTTGGCTTAGGATAG
- the feoB gene encoding ferrous iron transport protein B, translating into MGKQINVALIGNPNTGKTSVFNQLTGLNQKVGNYPGITVEKKEGICKLPRGLKAHILDLPGTYSLNASSFDENVVIELLLNKKDKDYPDVAVVVSDVENLKRNLLLFTQIKDLGIPTILAINMADRMDRKGISLDVELLEERLNTKIALISARKRMGIDYLKELILNYRRISVEPCLNASVMDPEYFERLRKAFPNQSLYKLWLVITQDVNFGNINRSSITSNSDFHTKSHSDLKRLQQKETILRYQFINGVLRECMTVDKNAATDLRSRLDRVLTHQVWGYVIFFGILLLIFQAIYSWSSYPMDMIDATFASLSEWTKESLPGGAFTNLISEGIIPGLGGIVIFIPQIAFLFLFISILEESGYMSRVVFLMDRIMRRFGLSGKSVVPLVSGTACAIPAVMATRNIENWKERLITILVVPFTTCSARLPVYLIIIALVIPNKAFLGFNLQGLTLMILYLLGFGMAIFSAWILNKVLRTNVKSYFVIEMPNYKLPMIKNVAINVVEKTKSFVLGAGKIILAISVILWVLASYGPGDDFNNAEDIISSQYSAENQIPKDELDEEIASYKLKNSYIGIMGRGIEPAVAPLGYDWKIGIAIISSFAAREVFVGTLATIYSVGSDQEETIKNRMAAETNPVLGGPLFTFASGVSLLLFYAFAMQCMSTLAIVKRETNTWKWPMLQLVVMSGFAYVVALIAFQLLK; encoded by the coding sequence ATGGGTAAGCAAATTAATGTTGCCTTAATTGGAAATCCCAATACCGGTAAAACTTCAGTATTCAATCAGTTAACAGGTTTAAACCAAAAAGTTGGTAACTACCCTGGAATAACTGTAGAGAAGAAAGAAGGAATTTGCAAACTACCACGGGGATTAAAAGCCCACATCCTAGATCTTCCCGGCACCTATAGCTTAAACGCTTCATCATTTGATGAAAACGTAGTCATAGAACTGCTGCTAAACAAAAAGGATAAAGATTATCCAGATGTTGCAGTAGTTGTAAGCGATGTTGAGAACCTGAAAAGGAACCTCTTACTTTTCACGCAGATTAAGGACCTTGGCATCCCAACCATTCTCGCTATTAATATGGCCGACAGAATGGACCGAAAAGGAATTAGCCTGGATGTTGAATTGCTTGAAGAACGTCTTAATACGAAGATCGCGCTTATAAGCGCGAGGAAAAGAATGGGTATAGACTACCTAAAAGAGCTTATCCTTAATTATCGTCGTATTTCGGTAGAACCATGCTTAAATGCATCGGTAATGGATCCAGAATATTTCGAAAGATTAAGAAAAGCCTTTCCTAATCAGTCTCTATACAAATTATGGCTGGTGATTACTCAGGACGTAAATTTTGGAAACATTAACCGTAGCTCTATTACGAGTAATTCAGATTTTCATACAAAATCACACAGCGACCTGAAAAGGCTTCAGCAAAAAGAAACGATTTTAAGGTATCAGTTTATCAATGGCGTTTTAAGGGAATGCATGACCGTAGATAAAAATGCTGCTACAGATCTGCGATCCAGATTAGACAGAGTTTTAACCCATCAGGTTTGGGGCTATGTTATTTTCTTCGGAATACTGCTGCTAATATTTCAGGCGATCTACAGCTGGTCAAGTTATCCAATGGACATGATAGACGCCACCTTCGCATCCTTAAGCGAATGGACCAAGGAAAGTCTTCCCGGTGGAGCCTTTACCAATTTAATTTCTGAAGGTATCATTCCTGGTCTGGGAGGGATCGTAATATTCATACCACAGATCGCATTTTTGTTCCTGTTTATATCCATTCTTGAGGAATCCGGTTATATGAGCCGGGTTGTCTTTTTGATGGACAGGATCATGCGAAGATTTGGACTTAGCGGTAAAAGTGTAGTCCCTCTGGTTTCCGGAACAGCCTGTGCTATTCCTGCAGTAATGGCCACCCGAAATATAGAAAACTGGAAAGAAAGACTTATCACTATTCTGGTAGTTCCGTTCACCACCTGTTCGGCAAGATTACCTGTTTACCTCATTATTATAGCCCTTGTAATCCCTAATAAGGCCTTTCTTGGTTTTAATCTTCAGGGATTAACTTTAATGATACTTTATTTGTTAGGCTTTGGAATGGCCATTTTTTCAGCCTGGATCCTTAATAAGGTCTTACGCACGAATGTTAAGAGCTATTTTGTAATTGAAATGCCCAATTACAAATTGCCAATGATAAAGAACGTAGCGATCAATGTGGTTGAAAAAACCAAGTCTTTCGTACTCGGAGCCGGGAAGATCATACTTGCGATTTCGGTTATTCTCTGGGTTCTGGCCAGTTATGGCCCTGGAGATGATTTTAATAATGCAGAAGATATTATTAGCTCACAATACAGTGCAGAAAATCAGATCCCGAAAGATGAACTGGACGAAGAGATCGCATCATATAAGCTAAAGAATTCTTATATAGGAATTATGGGACGCGGTATAGAACCGGCAGTTGCCCCACTTGGTTACGACTGGAAAATAGGCATCGCCATTATTAGTTCTTTTGCCGCCAGGGAGGTTTTTGTTGGGACTCTTGCTACTATTTACAGCGTTGGAAGTGATCAGGAAGAAACCATAAAGAACCGAATGGCAGCAGAAACCAATCCCGTACTGGGAGGGCCCTTATTCACTTTTGCCAGTGGTGTGAGTTTGCTATTATTCTATGCTTTTGCGATGCAGTGTATGAGTACTCTGGCAATAGTAAAACGTGAAACCAATACCTGGAAATGGCCAATGCTACAATTGGTGGTAATGAGCGGGTTTGCTTATGTTGTAGCCTTAATAGCTTTTCAATTATTGAAGTAA
- a CDS encoding FeoA family protein, which yields MKITVASLKRGQRGIIKEFSADVVPLKLLEMGCLPGNEVELVQTAPFQDPMYLNINGSHLAIRKETALLIEIDLIG from the coding sequence GTGAAGATAACAGTCGCCAGTTTAAAAAGGGGTCAGCGGGGAATCATCAAAGAATTCTCTGCAGATGTGGTTCCATTGAAACTGCTGGAGATGGGTTGTCTTCCCGGGAACGAAGTAGAGCTTGTACAAACCGCACCTTTTCAGGATCCTATGTATCTAAACATCAATGGAAGCCATTTGGCGATTAGAAAAGAAACGGCTCTACTAATAGAAATCGACTTAATTGGCTAA